One segment of Cydia fagiglandana chromosome 12, ilCydFagi1.1, whole genome shotgun sequence DNA contains the following:
- the LOC134669549 gene encoding uncharacterized protein LOC134669549: MGVFKWLRRERVTVSTHRSPSPDPPHAPDDIGTIRTDEYKRDLAEFQARRSSGPQLPDTPEKRCRDSLPIPCTDCADSDRTFSYEKKSAAKYKKKSQKRARSANPDDPVPNIQFLFQNQVFMPGTLSYSEPKKRHSRRAYRQETFTQKQIDFKEDESKLQSPPFFYKNNSLPYDIKSFLDTKNDAEEVDGMRATESVNVSSHSSSVTSRGSSSRDNLREVMSELKNFDRWADEQLQVQSANQSKTDDSKSETSTYGLSLASASNLDVNLDKARVWSPGKWGVVPVQIKTLPVSVEHVRKKRNIEINILRKCRHPNIILLMGLYPDVHNNVNIICERCVDTLHDILHDGQGRILSAQTSVQYALDIANALVFIRMQGYLHTALSSKSIMITRQDSAKLADLGPCMKLPKENKKDKIGYDMYSPEPQYVNIDETSHNNQESEPLISQHASETYMRGNAVAKPYKVYEESEAYYWHAPELFEPNEEGNVYPCSKSDVYSLCLILWESCNAKIPWNTLTYEKLKEQYTLWKAGMPLPQDGTYPGSLLALLQDGMRLERSERIDLEKLQNILQTVKNDIDKMDYIVIPARISKKKSNFSSVAWDTSPTDSECLSPVQQNIQLQADIHNKDSSTESEKDYSKSESPVYESVEKRSFATSDLPQKCYVSDDEERPVLKYEHLPEKDYSSACSTPIAKIRARMKDIGTPNKLHRSDSTEYCSIYSPDNRTRNFTITDDSVKDHSGVERPAAKLSRSFTPKSYKPLHIKVPEYNLNCLKSLPKDKVSGRSSYNFDIKNYSLPTTPIARSNKLRKNAWLSGELTVCDKNVEVLRQAIGKLSNDRAGDINDPSEVGNNHSSENINVTPSNRLSENGSKEQSPDADTDSYMGLRRVDLPESPVTSDTNRDRTNSWSYKTSQNSEAASKVKYKIEEDILANVNVKPLVAIHEKWIFEANRKTERSMSLPENNRNQIAALKPASHCVDTLQQSLPQLNSKRPGSRCFKSSSDNEVQWSQFCQARDNIAKKMNFAARDPDRHHSWRRDIDKSTTTEEMRRSEPMIDQATDTHGIEDFIRELIRKELQHIFLEMQDDASSASAKTDEILDKGVANIIEHLKTTEDETRKDAAKSFSRVKINGNNKPLLQITFNRCGENSLQVLDNCVNVTICDSPQKDKNQSLEDADDVQVHSLKRCQAFNALQEARSTEDLYIDDELSTQMGDNFAKMRLIPLHGSLHEILCEKADDCCLIKVKQENGCDTIYFRCDHSDTESRDAIDGVQDIPQDTVVFKRSISLVEERIQRIFPSEKRSTVSPVVSRKKRREAANKIARPKSEVFIKHLKDEKKYLSNSTPSLSVKDDAVELNIENVLAYQDSSSEECLKCQAENDDFEFIERKIEEDLANSNISTLSSLTCGCLAKISEENLSAMNEDTTDKESSPDPGTDA, encoded by the exons ATGGGAGTTTTCAAGTGGTTGCGCCG GGAGCGCGTGACGGTGAGCACGCACCGCTCGCCCAGCCCCGACCCGCCGCACGCTCCCGACGACATCGGCACCATCCGCACCGACGAGTACAAGCGAGACCTCGCCGAATTCCAGGCCCGCCGCTCCTCCGGCCCGCAACTCCCTGACACCCCCGAGAAACGATGCCGAGACTCCCTACCCATCCCCTGCACCGACTGCGCCGACTCCGACCGCACTTTCAGCTATGAAAAGAAATCAGCAGCCAAGTACAAAAAGAAATCGCAAAAACGAGCGCGAAGCGCTAATCCAGACGACCCTGTCCCTAACATACAATTCCTTTTCCAAAATCAGGTCTTCATGCCCGGTACTTTATCATATTCGGAACCTAAGAAACGACATTCGCGCAGAGCATACAGGCAGGAAACCTTTACCCAAAAGCAGATAGATTTTAAGGAAGACGAGTCTAAGCTTCAATCGCCTCCGTTCTTCTATAAGAATAACTCGCTGCCTTACGATATCAAGAGCTTTCTAGACACTAAAAACGATGCAGAGGAAGTAGACGGGATGCGAGCCACGGAGAGTGTTAACGTTTCTAGTCATAGCTCTTCGGTGACCAGTAGAGGGAGTAGCAGCAGAGACAATCTTAGGGAGGTGATGAGCGAACTGAAAAACTTCGACCGTTGGGCCGACGAGCAACTGCAAGTTCAGTCTGCGAACCAGAGTAAAACTGACGACAGTAAG AGCGAGACAAGCACATACGGACTGTCTCTAGCCAGCGCGAGCAACCTCGACGTAAACCTGGACAAGGCGAGGGTCTGGAGCCCCGGCAAGTGGGGCGTGGTGCCCGTGCAGATCAAGACTCTACCCGTCTCTGTCGAACACGTCAGGAAGAAACGGAACATAGAGATTAACATATTGAG AAAATGTCGCCACCCCAACATAATCCTTTTGATGGGTCTATATCCGGATGTCCACAACAACGTGAATATAATCTGCGAGCGGTGTGTGGACACCCTACATGATATACTCCACGATGGACAG GGCCGAATCCTCAGCGCGCAGACTTCAGTCCAATACGCGTTGGACATCGCCAACGCGCTCGTCTTCATCCGCATGCAAGGGTACCTTCACACGGCTCTCAGCAGTAAGAGCATCATGATCACACGACAAGACTCCGCCAAGCTGGCCGACTTGGGGCCTTGTATGAAGCTTCCTAAGGAAAATAAGAAGGATAAAATTGGATATGACATGTATTCGCCGGAGCCGCAGTACGTCAATATTGATG AAACCAGTCACAACAACCAAGAAAGCGAGCCTCTAATATCCCAGCACGCCTCCGAAACGTACATGAGGGGTAACGCGGTGGCGAAGCCATACAAGGTTTACGAGGAGTCAGAAGCATATTATTGGCACGCCCCGGAGTTATTCGAGCCCAATGAAGAAGGGAATGTGTATCCTTGCAGCAAGAGCGACGTGTATTCGCTGTGTTTGATACTGTGGGAGAGCTGTAACG CTAAGATTCCTTGGAACACACTAACCTACGAGAAGCTAAAGGAGCAATATACGCTGTGGAAAGCGGGCATGCCCTTGCCGCAAGACGGCACGTATCCGGGCAGCCTCCTAGCGTTGCTGCAAGACGGAATGAGACTTGAGCGATCCGAGCGCATTGACCTTGAGAAGTTGCAGAACATACTGCAGACGGTCAAG AACGACATCGACAAGATGGACTACATAGTAATACCAGCGCGGATTTCAAAGAAGAAATCCAACTTTAGCAGCGTCGCATGGGACACGTCTCCTACAGACTCTGAATGCTTGAGTCCCGTTCAACAAAATATCCAGCTTCAAGCCGACATCCACAATAAAGACAGCTCAACTGAGAGTGAAAAAGATTATAGCAAGAGCGAGAGCCCCGTATATGAAAGTGTAGAAAAGAGGTCGTTCGCCACATCCGACTTGCCACAAAAATGTTACGTTTCAGACGACGAAGAGCGCCCCGTTCTAAAATACGAGCATCTACCGGAGAAGGATTACTCTAGCGCCTGCTCCACCCCCATAGCAAAGATACGGGCGCGGATGAAAGACATCGGCACTCCCAACAAGTTGCACAGGAGCGACTCCACTGAATACTGCAGTATCTACAGTCCCGATAATCGCACACGCAACTTTACCATCACAGACGATAGCGTTAAAGACCATAGTGGCGTGGAGAGACCGGCGGCCAAACTGAGCAGAAGCTTCACCCCTAAATCTTACAAACCGCTTCACATTAAAGTACCTGAGTACAATCTAAACTGTCTAAAGTCGTTGCCGAAGGATAAGGTCAGTGGGCGGTCGTCGTAcaattttgatataaaaaattatAGCTTGCCTACGACGCCTATAGCACGTAGtaataaattaagaaaaaatGCCTGGCTGTCTGGAGAGTTGACTGTCTGTGACAAGAATGTGGAAGTTTTAAGACAAGCTATTGGTAAATTATCTAATGACAGAG CGGGCGATATCAATGATCCATCGGAAGTAGGCAACAATCATTCGTCTGAGAATATCAATGTGACACCATCTAATCGTCTCTCGGAGAACGGTTCAAAGGAGCAGTCGCCGGATGCTGACACTGACAGTTATATGGGACTAAGGAG aGTTGACCTTCCAGAATCACCTGTAACATCTGACACGAATAGAGACCGGACAAATTCTTGGTCGTACAAAACGTCACAAAACTCCGAAGCTGCGAGCAAAGTGAAGTATAAGATTGAAGAGGACATACTTGCCAACGTCAATGTTAAACCGTTGGTCGCCATACATGAGAAGTGGATCTTCGAAGCCAATAGGAAAACCGAGCGATCCATGTCTTTGCCAGAGAATAATCG tAACCAGATTGCTGCTCTGAAGCCAGCCTCACACTGTGTAGACACTTTGCAGCAGTCACTGCCCCAGCTGAACTCCAAGCGGCCAGGTTCGAGATGTTTTAAATCTTCATCAGACAACG AAGTTCAATGGAGCCAATTCTGCCAGGCACGCGATAACATAGCCAAGAAGATGAACTTTGCAGCTAGAGACCCGGACCGCCATCACAGCTGGCGAAGAGACATTGATAAAAG CACAACAACTGAAGAGATGAGGCGAAGTGAGCCCATGATCGACCAGGCCACCGACACACACGGCATCGAGGACTTCATCCGCGAACTTATCCGCAAAGAGCTGCAACACATCTTCCTAGAAATGCAAGACGACGCCTCCTCCGCCTCGGCCAAGACCGACGAAATACTAGACAAAGGCGTGGCaaatattatagaacatttGAAGACTACCGAAGACGAAACACGAAAAGATGCAGCCAAGTCCTTTTCAAGAGTTAAAATTAACGGCAATAATAAACCGCTACTCCAAATAACGTTTAACCGGTGCGGCGAGAATAGTCTGCAGGTTTTGGACAACTGTGTGAATGTGACGATTTGCGACAGCCCGCAGAAAGATAAGAACCAGTCGTTGGAGGACGCGGACGATGTGCAGGTGCATTCGCTGAAGAGGTGCCAGGCTTTCAACGCTTTACAG GAAGCCCGCAGCACGGAGGACCTGTACATAGACGACGAGCTGTCGACGCAGATGGGCGACAACTTCGCCAAGATGCGGCTCATCCCGCTCCACGGCTCGCTGCACGAGATCCTGTGCGAGAAGGCCGACGACTGCTGCCTCATCAAGGTCAAGCAGGAGAACGGCTGCGACACCATCTACTTCAG GTGTGACCACTCCGACACCGAATCAAGAGACGCTATCGACGGCGTGCAAGATATACCACAGGACACCGTCGTTTTCAAACGGAGCATATCCCTAGTCGAGGAGAGAATTCAACGCATCTTCCCCAGCGAGAAACGTAGCACCGTCAGCCCAGTAGTGTCGCGCAAGAAACGCCGCGAAGCAGCCAATAAAATAGCCCGCCCAAAGTCCGAGGTATTTATCAAACACTTAAAGGATGAGAAAAAGTACTTGAGCAACAGCACCCCTTCGCTATCTGTTAAAGACGACGCCGTAGAACTCAACATAGAAAACGTGTTAGCTTACCAAGACTCCTCATCTGAGGAGTGCTTGAAGTGTCAAGCGGAGAATGACGACTTTGAGTTTATCGAGCGAAAAATCGAGGAGGACTTGGCCAATAGCAATATTAGCACCCTTTCGTCCCTGACGTGCGGTTGTTTGGCGAAGATATCTGAAGAAAATCTTTCTGCGATGAACGAAGACACCACGGATAAGGAGTCTTCGCCAGACCCCGGGACGGACGCCTAA